GGTTACGCTTTCGGGAAATTCGTGAAAGTGATGCGGAAGCTGTTTTCCAATGCTTATCAAAAGATGAAGTCACCCGCTTTTATGGCCAGGATTCTTTGAAAAATGTCGAACAGGCGAAGGACATCATAACGTCTTTTGCGAAAAACTATCTTGAAAAACGAGCAATCCGATGGGGGATTGAAAGAAAAGATACACAGGAATTGATTGGTACCATCGGTTTTCATGCCCACAGTCCCAAATACAGACGGGCGGAAATCGGTTATGAAATCCATCCAGTACATTGGCGTAAAGGATTTGCGTCAGAAGCTCTTAAAGAAATTATCGCTTACGGTTTCAACGACCTTGATTTAACCCGCATCGGCGCGGTCGTTTTCCTGGAAAACGAGCCATCAAGTGAGCTCTTGCTTAAGCTGGGCTTCATCCAGGAAGGAATATTAAGGAGCTATATTTACCAAAACGGTATCCCTCATGATACATATGTGTATTCTTTGCTGAAGTGAAATAAAGAAAACCTCTTTAGAGGGTTCCATTGAAGAAATTTGCGACACTCCTACCGAATAACTGGCTAGCCAAGACCCCGGATACGTTTGCTTTGATGAGGCTTGGCAGACAGTCGGCGGAAAGGGAGCGGATTTCTGAAAACAGCTGGTACTTTTTTTAATGAAAATGAAAAACTGTAGGCAAACTGGATTTTCTTCTACAGTCTGTAACCCTCTTCATATTGATACCAAGCTCATTCGGTTCAACGGCATCGGAGCATCCGTTTCCCCATTCCATTTACTTATCCGAGTCGAAAAAAACAGCAAAACCATTTCCTTAATATTCCAAATTACCTATAAAAAAAAGTCACCAAAACATGGCGACTTCACCTCACGATTAGGTGACTACAAGATAGTCCTTCAAGGCCTGCTGCAGCGTACCCTTTGTTTCTGCTCTATTCTCGATTTGAACCCCTGAACGGATCATTTTCGTTACCACTTCAGGGCGTAATCCTGTCACTACAGCTTTACACCCCATCATTGCCGTTCCATCGAGGATTTTCAATAAATCATTAATGATTTCAACTTCCATTTCGATGATACCGGATAAATCCAAGATCAAGGTCTGTATCCGCAGTTTACCTATCTCCTGCAATACTTTTTCCTCGATTATCTGTATACGTGTATTATCGATTGTACCAATTAACGGAAGGACGCAGGTAGTGGAAGTGACTGGAATGATCGGGACGGATAGATTTTCCACCAAGTTTTGCTGAGCCAGAATCAATTTGTCTTTGTAATCGGAGTAGCTGACGAAAAAGGATTTAAGAAATACATCAACCTTTTCATTAACTTTTTTCTCTAATTCAAAAAAGGTTTTGGATTCACTGAACACTACTTTTGCACTTTCGAACTTATAAAGAAATGTCCAAAGCGTTCTGCGGATGGCCTGAATCCATTCCAGCTTGAATGAAAGCGTCAAAGAGTGGGTTGCCCACGTAACTCCCTCTTGTTCGGCAAATGCAATCATATCCGTTTCATTCTGTTCCACTATATAACGGATGAGCTTATGGGCATTATTCAAAAGGTCGACATTTCCAATCAGCAGAATTTCTTCAATTTTACCCCTGACATTGACAGCTTCTGATAAAAGATATTCTTCAAACTCACTTTTATTCTGCAAAAGGAATTCCATTATCTTTTCTTCCTCATAAACAAAACTCACTCTTCCCCACTCCCTTTTTGAACTCCAACTGTGATTTTTGTTACTAATTACTTTCTATATGGGTGGAGTTTTTTCCTGCTAATTGCTCCTATATTAAAAATACGGATAGTAAATGGGTTAAAACCGGTTACATCTCCTCGCCTGAAAAAATATTTTTCGATGCGGAAGAAAATATCAGATGGGTGGACGATTTCCCATATTTAATGGCTTCATCGACGAAGTCTTCCAGCGTTTCCATGGAAAATGTACTTATTTTAACCAAATAACTGTATTGACCGGCTAACCGGTGGCATTCCAGTACTTCCGGATGGTTCAAGCTAAATTGATAAAAGTCTTTGCATCTATCCGTTTCGAATAATATGAATGCCGTTATGCTCCTATCAAGTTTTTCAAGTGATATTTCCGTTTTATATCCTTTTATCACTCCGCTTTCCTCTAATTTATTCACACGTTCTTTCGTTGCTGGAGCCGTTAAGGAAACTTCCTGTGCCAGTTCTTTCATGGACATGCGCCCATTATTCTCCAGCAAGGAAAGTATCTTTTTATCCGTTCGATCCAATTCAATCACTCCCACTTTTTATTATTAATAGAATTCACCTAAATACATTATAAAATAAACAGAAAAGAAATGATTACGTAATTTATCGTATGTATTAGGGAATTCGCTTTTTATATAATAAATACAAATATAAATAAGGGGGATTCACGATGAAAAAAGTATTGATGCTGCTATCCAATGGATTCGAAGCGGTTGAAGCAAGTGTGTTTACAGATGTATTGGGCTGGAATAAATTAGAGGGTGATGGTACGACTGATCTGGTTACGGTAGGACTTCATGAACAATTGAAATGCACATGGAATTTCATCGTGCAGCCGGAATTGACCCTCGATCAAGTGAACCTTGATGACTTCGATGCTTTGGCCATTCCAGGAGGTTTTGAAGAAGCCGGTTTCTATGAGGATGCTTATGATCAGAGGTTTCTTGATGTGATCAAGTATTTTCATGATAAAAACAAAATCATAGCAACCATTTGTGTAGGCTCTCTACCACTAGGAAGAAGCGGGATATTGAATGGAAGAAAGGCCACTACATACAATCATCCAACCAGTAAGAGACAGGGGCAGCTAAAAGATTTTGGTGCGATTGTCGTTAATGAACCGATTGTCGTCACGGACAATATCATTACATCCTACAATCCTTCCACAGGATTCGACGTTGCCTTTACGCTCTTGGAAATGCTCACTTCCAAAGATAATTGTAAACATGTGAAGGAATTGATGGGCTTCCATTAAGGTTGATTTCCGCTCCAGGCACTCGCTTTCCTCGGCGGTCGGGGAGCCTACTCGGCTTGCGCCTGCGGGGTCTCCCCTGGACGCGCTTTTCTAAGCAGGTTTCTCGAACACCCGCTCCAATCAACTGAAACTTTTTTCAACTAAAAAAACTGCAGGCAAACTCGTTTTTTTCGAGTTCATCTACAGTCAGGGGTTCCGAATGAATTCGGAACCTTTTTCACGTTACTTCCAATAAGCCAATGAACGGGTTTTCATTGATTCACGGAACTGTTTTGTTGATTCTGGCAGGACTTTATTCGTTGCATAATCGATGATGACACCATACTGGCGAATGACATCCAGACTATCCAGCTCGCCATTGGCGAATTTATCTTCCACGCTTTCTATGTTTTCCTCAAGCCATTGTTTACGGTTGTTCCTGATATACGCCCTAGCTTGTTCTGTTGCTTCAACATCTATTTCGAATAAATCGAGATCTTTATCGATTTCCTTGATCACGACTCCATAGTCTTTTTTGGCTCGCTCAATTGAAACATACTCATCGATAACATCTTCCAAGACATCTTCGGGACTTCTTTCAAGCGGATCTCCCAGTCCCCCGCCCCCAGCGGATGGGCGTACAAAGGAATCTCCTTGCTGCACCTTCACATTTGAGAAAATCGCACCTAAATATCGTTCGTCTTCCTTACCAGGATTCAGCCATGCTCCATGCGGGGAAGAAGGAAGCCCTCCAAAAATCCCCCATGTTATTGAACGGGAACGGTCACAGCAATAGGACATGACGGTGTTTTTGACATTCGTGAGTGTTCCACCCTTTTCTACGCCGCACCCGCCGCGGTATTTCCCAGGCCCGGCAGAGTCGGTGATGATTTCATGCTTCATCGTCACGACTGGTGACAATCTTTCTTGCCCTTCGCAAGGCTGTACACTGAGGCCCAAACCGAATGTCGGCGAAGTGGCGTTCACACCATCCCGGTCATAGCGTCCTCCATGACCGCCGGCCATCCAGTCATACCACATGAAGTATTTATCTTGCTCCTGGCGTTGATCCCAACCGCCGATAAGTAAATACTCCAGGTTAAATGAGCATGCGATCGCTCTTTCCGGCATGATGTTGGACCAGAGCTCGAAGCACGCACTCATGATTTTTTCATAGGCCCCTGAACAAAAACCGGTTACGGCAATCGGTGCCGGGGCATTGACGACGGAGTTTTCCGGCAGTTCGATCTTCACCACTCTGTAAAAGCCGGAGTTCAAAGGTATTTCAGGAAAGAATGTCTTGGTTCCCGAGTATGCTGCTGATAAAGATGCCCCGAAACCGGCATTCAAAAAGCAGCCGATATAAGAATGCGATCCAGAAAGATCATAATGGATCTCGTCATCCGTGATGGTCATCTTAACCCGGATCGGGATCAGACCGTCTCCGGCTTCCGGGTCCATATCAATATAATCAACGGTCTCCCAGGTTCCATTCGGTAAAGCCGCAACCTTGGCCCTTGCCAATCGCTCCACATAATTCTGAACTTCCGTAAAGGCAGACAAAGTCGTATCGATTCCATACTTCTCGATGATGGCAAACAACTGGCGCTCGCCTACCTTGGCCGCTTCCACTTGAGCACGAAGATCGCCGACACGTTCCTCAGGGACGCGCATGTTCGAAACGAGCACATTGACGACATCTTTTAAAAATGTTCCTTTACTATATATCCTTAGCGGCGGAATCCTTACTCCCTCGCCGAAATGTTCCTTGGCATTGATATCAAAGGAGCCAGGTGTCGAGCCCCCCATGTCGGCCCAGTGGCCATTCGTCTGCATGAACGCAATGAGCTTGTTCTCATGAAAGACTGGCAAGAGAACCCGTGTGTCATTGAAATGAGTACCGCCCCGATACGGGTCATTGACCAAGAATACGTCCCCGGGATGGATATCACCATCGAAGTCCTCGAGCACCGCCTTTGCCGTTAGATGCAGTGTTCCTACATGAACCGAAATATCCTGCGTCCCTTGCATGACTGTATTTCCTTCTGCATCACAAAGCGCACAGCTGAAATCCCGATTATAAATGACGAAGGAATAGCATGTCCGAAGGATTTGTTCAGCCATCTGATCTACAAGGTTAACGAAGCCATTTTTTATCACTTCAAATGTCACCGGATCTAAACCTGTTCCAACTCCAGATTGGTCAATTAACTGTTTATTCGACAATGAAATCCACCTCTTTTTATTTATTTTGGGAAAGAATCAAGTTTCTGTATTTATCAACTTTTGCCGTGAAATTTGGCGGAATGACAGTCGTTGTATCAAGCTGATCCACTATGGCAGGTCCCGAGATTTCAGAAAAGGCCGGAATGAGTTCCCGGTTATACACGTTCGTATTCACATACCCTTCCTCTTCGAAATAGACATCACGCGTTTCCTTCAAGGCATCAGCAAGTGTGCCCCCTGGTTCATAAGTCGGGAATTCAGGTTTTGGCACAGTTCCGATAGCCGTAACGAGCAGCCCGTAGATTTCCACAGTCTGTTCTTTATCGGAGAAAGAAAATTCCCGTTCATGCTCTTGATGGAAACGGTCAAGGGTCTCTTCCAATGAAGAAATCGGGCAATCGACTTCTATCGCCAATGAACGCCACTGTCCCAAATACCTCATGTCAATATAGCGCACCAATGTGGAAGCTTCCTTAGCGACCCCTTCTTCTTGCAATAACTCCGCTGCCTCTTTTTCCATTCCGATGAATTCCTTCTCTAAATCCTTTAACGATACATCCTTGACGTTCTTGACATAGGTTTTGGATATATCATGACGAACATCGACCAACAGGCATCCCATTGCGGCGGCAACACCCGGATGCGGCGGGATGATGACAGTCGGGATTTCCATTTCCTTGGCCAGGTACGCTCCATGCAAGGGTCCAGCCCCGCCGAAAGCCACAAGTGCAAAGTCGCGGGGGTCGTATCCCCTTCTGACTGAGATCAGCCTTAACGCATCACACATATTGGCATTGGCCACCCGTGTGATGGCATTCGCCGCTTCTTCAA
The DNA window shown above is from Peribacillus sp. FSL P2-0133 and carries:
- a CDS encoding GNAT family N-acetyltransferase; the protein is MFPVLNTERLRFREIRESDAEAVFQCLSKDEVTRFYGQDSLKNVEQAKDIITSFAKNYLEKRAIRWGIERKDTQELIGTIGFHAHSPKYRRAEIGYEIHPVHWRKGFASEALKEIIAYGFNDLDLTRIGAVVFLENEPSSELLLKLGFIQEGILRSYIYQNGIPHDTYVYSLLK
- a CDS encoding STAS domain-containing protein, translating into MSFVYEEEKIMEFLLQNKSEFEEYLLSEAVNVRGKIEEILLIGNVDLLNNAHKLIRYIVEQNETDMIAFAEQEGVTWATHSLTLSFKLEWIQAIRRTLWTFLYKFESAKVVFSESKTFFELEKKVNEKVDVFLKSFFVSYSDYKDKLILAQQNLVENLSVPIIPVTSTTCVLPLIGTIDNTRIQIIEEKVLQEIGKLRIQTLILDLSGIIEMEVEIINDLLKILDGTAMMGCKAVVTGLRPEVVTKMIRSGVQIENRAETKGTLQQALKDYLVVT
- a CDS encoding Lrp/AsnC family transcriptional regulator, translating into MDRTDKKILSLLENNGRMSMKELAQEVSLTAPATKERVNKLEESGVIKGYKTEISLEKLDRSITAFILFETDRCKDFYQFSLNHPEVLECHRLAGQYSYLVKISTFSMETLEDFVDEAIKYGKSSTHLIFSSASKNIFSGEEM
- a CDS encoding DJ-1/PfpI family protein, with amino-acid sequence MKKVLMLLSNGFEAVEASVFTDVLGWNKLEGDGTTDLVTVGLHEQLKCTWNFIVQPELTLDQVNLDDFDALAIPGGFEEAGFYEDAYDQRFLDVIKYFHDKNKIIATICVGSLPLGRSGILNGRKATTYNHPTSKRQGQLKDFGAIVVNEPIVVTDNIITSYNPSTGFDVAFTLLEMLTSKDNCKHVKELMGFH
- a CDS encoding hydantoinase B/oxoprolinase family protein — protein: MSNKQLIDQSGVGTGLDPVTFEVIKNGFVNLVDQMAEQILRTCYSFVIYNRDFSCALCDAEGNTVMQGTQDISVHVGTLHLTAKAVLEDFDGDIHPGDVFLVNDPYRGGTHFNDTRVLLPVFHENKLIAFMQTNGHWADMGGSTPGSFDINAKEHFGEGVRIPPLRIYSKGTFLKDVVNVLVSNMRVPEERVGDLRAQVEAAKVGERQLFAIIEKYGIDTTLSAFTEVQNYVERLARAKVAALPNGTWETVDYIDMDPEAGDGLIPIRVKMTITDDEIHYDLSGSHSYIGCFLNAGFGASLSAAYSGTKTFFPEIPLNSGFYRVVKIELPENSVVNAPAPIAVTGFCSGAYEKIMSACFELWSNIMPERAIACSFNLEYLLIGGWDQRQEQDKYFMWYDWMAGGHGGRYDRDGVNATSPTFGLGLSVQPCEGQERLSPVVTMKHEIITDSAGPGKYRGGCGVEKGGTLTNVKNTVMSYCCDRSRSITWGIFGGLPSSPHGAWLNPGKEDERYLGAIFSNVKVQQGDSFVRPSAGGGGLGDPLERSPEDVLEDVIDEYVSIERAKKDYGVVIKEIDKDLDLFEIDVEATEQARAYIRNNRKQWLEENIESVEDKFANGELDSLDVIRQYGVIIDYATNKVLPESTKQFRESMKTRSLAYWK